ATAACATTGTCTGGTTTCGTTGTCAATTACGAATATTAGGTACATTGTATATTTATGATACATTGCCCTTTACAGTTAACTGCTTTATCCATAATATCGTTTAAAAGCttctttaaacaaaaaaaaagcaaCCTTCCCAAGCAATGATAAGTCATTATTGTTTAAGATTAACAGttcaatttatgtaaaaaaaaaacgaattacCCAGCTGGTTCCGTAAAAGAAGATAGATCTGTGTGTTGTTGAAGAGCAATATTCATGTACGCTGTATCATTGACTCCAGGCTCTGGGCTGATGGTCCACATTCCACCGAAAAGGGTATTCTGGATTCCACCTAGCGCTTTGCAAACCACTTCTGTTGCTTCTAATGTAGGTTcaaccttaaaaaataatcattaattagtttataaaatagttctataaattaaagtattatttattttattattattttatttttacatacatagatTCCTTACAGCTatttgtattacaatatttataattaactttaacAAAACAACACGCCAATAAAAGGGAATACCAATAATAAGAcagtttttagttttatattgggtttaaaacgaaaatattaaatctgcGTACGGTCACATTCGTACCTACTGCCCCTACCACCGATATACTCGgttgtatattattgtttccacgctacaacaataattattataaagttaacGTAGCGTTTTGTATAGGTATACTATGCTATAATGgtcctatgatatataaaaaagctagatacgttacccgctctctattttggcaagaaaaaactcagctaagtgcccgagtttcacttagtcacgcaccattcagcgtcgtggctggacgttctttttatattttaatcggcagttgttattacgaagtacatgagtgagacatgtattatgtctcgtgcgtgagagtgaaagagagaacaactgtattggtgataatgcgttagtaagtaggtatatattaattacgctgttttttagtgcactgatgttggcgtatgccgcgtctactagtataataagGTCATTGTAATggtctacataataatatctcataataatataatcgtgATGTTCTAGAACTACATTAATTTcttttgaattatataattaataactttacTTGTTCAACAAACGCCAGTCCATAGTCGAGAAGAGATTGAAATATTAGTTTGGCTCCATCGGTGCTGTTAATAAATGTGTGAGCTGGGATTCTAGCAACTTCTGGAACTTTCCCCCGCCATAACTTTGGCGCCATTCTTCGGCTGTTGCTCCAAATTTTGTTGTGGAATTGTAGTAAGAAGTCTGGTGTGTATGTAGATACGTGGTCATCGTTccctataaaatatagtaaaataatattgtataggtactcTTTTGATTATACTGTTATATTTTACGCATAAAGTGTGATActtcgttatttttatatgtttattagttaaaagtattttcttaaataagaAATTCATGTTCTCGTTTATATGCCATCGGCACATATCATGTGCTATCAAAATCCAACGCGCTTAGGTATTGCGTGTTTGGTACGAAAACCAAGATCATTAAAGCAAGGCATTTGAAAATGTGCAGAAAGAAAAGAAACTAATTATAGTCGTTATACTTACAAATAACAGTGAGGcctgatttattaaattctatttCTTGAAAAGATACATCAGGAAGGTCTAAAATATGAAAAGCTCTTTGTTTCGTTGCTGCGTTGAAGCATTTTGAACATCTACAAtatttacagaaaaataaaattagccATCAAAATTGCTTAATAtcttataacatttattaaacatcTTACAAATATTCATAAAGATTTCATATTCGATTCTATAATCATTGGTAAATCGAGAACAACCAAGAGAAAAACTATACGTCATCCCTATGATCTTCGATTAGTTGCATTTATATAtagcaaaaacaaaattaaaaataaatatctaaaggTTGCGTGTTTATCGCATGCTCTTTggtatgataataaattttatttatagataaataagaTCAGTTGTTGACATTCAAAAATGCACGCGTAGCTTCTAGATACGATGACGCAGTGGAGCGAGACGAGAATGTTCTAACAATGATAAATTAACGCATAAATTGTGAGCACTGGGGTATTTTTGCGaaattaaacattaactaTTCATAATAAAGGAAAATCGTATTTAGAAATCCTCAGTCCTCAATTTGGAtgatgaaaaatgaaaatattatatgaaaaaatattgaataatttttatgaaactcGTATACAACCTGCAATTATCTCGGAGCCAGCAATCTTCAAATGTTATAGTCTCTCCATCATCAAATTTAACGTTTAAAGTTGTTCCCTTTCTCTGAACGCTTTCAATTTCTAGAACAAAAAACATTTGGTCAGTTATTTGCTTCGCATTTCATTATCACAtctacaattattaatgaaaaataattgtgtagCCTTATATaagatacataatacatataatattattaaatacctagATTTATTCGCCTTTGTTTGAATatgttatgtaataatatcGCAATTTTAGCGGAAAATGCGGCAAGATAAAGCTCTAAGTATGATGCTAATTTATATCGAATACCTATAAACTTATAACAATTCCGTCTAAAGcgaaaaatgaatatttcatgtataaaaaataaatattatttttaaattttgttaaacatCATTCAAGGCAGAACAGATTTTTAAGATTCTGCAAACATATCCGCTAAGGGCTAAAGAAGACACTAATTTCACATGGAATACGTAACACATCCCAAAGTAGGTAAATCAAACCCGTCTCTTGCGCGTAATTACGAATTCTAAAGGCAATACAAACACTGGATCGTGATTTACAGCCGCAACAAGTTTGTTTTTGCGCTAATTAGCACGCCTTTAGGATTAACATCGGATGTAAGCTTTTCTCCCGACATGTGTTGCCAACCGCAAAAACTTTCGTTCTAATGACTGCTATCTTTTTATCGTCAGCGCTTGAGATTTTACtttcaaaattatatgttGATCTATTGCACAAAACATTcggttatttaaaaaaaggacGTGTGTGCCGatcacacgtgtcagaagtgaaacttctttggcaagattcaaagatacataccaaaatcgtcaccttactcaatgacgattttggtatgaCGTCTTTTTTGTATGTCACGTAATTATGTGACTGTATTGCactgacgcgaccttgaaattttacccTAAACACGCCTAAAGAAGTATCCCTTAAAAAAATTTGATTAGGAACTATCGCAGAAATGTAGATTGTAGTTAAGTTATTCccagaaatattaatttgtgaacaggtaatatgtatttaaatacgcGTAATCCAATGAAAACCCTTTTGGgatttaagtaaatttatacaataaaaccgTCCATTGCTCAGTTTCGATACCccgttttaattattcattccatctttattacatataaatccttattcataattttgatCCTTTTGGGCTACCTATCGCGAGGCCGCAACCAAATTGTATAACGAGCGgcaaaagtttgttttaattcattattatactttaagtaattaaaattacattaggTACTAAAGAGTAACGCAAAAAATAACGATGGAttgagatattattatataactactagataataaatataataaatctgttactgataattattgtttgaaatttCTTTCGAAAGTTCTCGGCGGTTCTTAACTGTGAGATAAATCTGATATATATAACCTGTATATAACAATAACATGTCAACATTTTATTGGACTACGTATGAGTTATTTACCACCGCTAATGTTCACGGCCAATTTATGCATATTAAACATGATAGAATaagatttgtttattaaattttatattatacgcTGGCGGTTTTAACTATAATTACTGCAGTAACCATCTGATCTGtctgtcatattatttttcaatataataccACTTGTTTTCATCGCGGCCAGCCACCGTAATTGAATTACCGACCACAAAGCGAAGGTCTATGAATTATTCAATGTGTATCGGCCTATACAACATGCTTCCTGTAAAAACGGTTCAGTAATATGTTCCCTTTTATCAGGAATTTAATACGCCTTTAATAAAAGCAATATTGACGGGTTCCCGCTGGAATTATTCGATCAACATGTTAAATAGATACCTAtttgttgtttaatttaacGGTACTTTAGGCACATTGTTTACCGATTGAGTGACTTTATTTATGGAGTAATTTGCATTTAAGATTATGTGAATCATGACAAACACATAGTAATAATAGTTCATTGCAGTTTATCAAGCCATATATTGGcactatttcaattaatttttttaaatttggaaaTCTCAGATGAATTCTACTGTTTTCTTTATCTAAATTTATCTTGAGAAttaattgtaacaaaattCGGTGGTGAGAAAAATTGTTAGTTTTATACTAAGCCTTTATGAAAGACCATTCCAATCTTATgagttgaaatataaaatattaaataggtgTTCACATCCATATTGTATTTGTACACTATCCTCTCTGTCAAAGTGTTCGTTCCAGATAACTAACTTGCCTAAAGTTGTGACCTAGCAATTTTGGTGCGAACTTTTCGATTGCCTTTGCGACAACAAAGTTTATCTTAGAACTTGATTGTGACATAGAGAATCAAATAAGCAAGAGGAAAGTAGAATGTCCTGTAACGCAAACTTTGAGGTTCATTAGTTcttcaaatatataaaatgatcAAGATGAATAAAACCGACTTCATATAGCATTGATAagatatctacactaatattataaagaggaaaactttgtttgtttgtttgattgtaatgaatgggctcataaactactggaccgattttaaaaattcaagtaatataggataggttttatcccggaaattccacgggaacgggaactatgcgagtttttctttgaaaccgcggaCGGAGCCGCCGGCgtaaagctagtattatataaaggtatattctaaaaaatacAGGAAAATTTCGGACAGTTTCAGATGTGGTTTCAGTAGGTTTATATtctttcaaatatttcaatcaTCTTTAGAGGACTTGAAActgaataagtataaaataaggaatgtataaatatgtaacgaATCAGAAATATAATCGAGAAAAATTAAAGCAAATATAAGCATgaacttaaattattatattttcgcAATGGAACTCCGCATATGTGCATGTATTATCTCTTATAATTGTCTAGAatgttatttatcaatttgacACTTATGTagatactttaataaaatatgttattattgaatataatcGCAATTTTATGGACTAAAAAAATTCCACATATTGCTTATAATCATATAAATCGGTCCATTGCTTTTGGAAGATATCgacataattatacatatcgactaatattttattgatattattctcataataattgtgaaaGTTATAAGAACTTGTATCTATTTACTTGGCatgaaactattttaaaatattcgactgcaaatttgttaaataatatacgtTTTTACTgagattaattataattatttatccttGCTCTATCAATACTCATAAGGTTAATGtggttaatattatacaaattgtTCTTGACATAATTATAGCATACAATGTCAATGTTTACAATATAGTTTCATATGAACCAGTCAACGTGTCGATTAAaattagaggatataagcttcttgttgtgaataattacacaataaaaataaatgttcgaTTACTCTATCGATTCGattatctaataattttaaagaaattagatttaaattttaaaaccaaAGAAGTTAAGTAAACTAGACTAGCCTAGAACTAGTGTGGCTAGAGAAGGTTACTCTATTGCGCAATTGCTACGATTGTTCTGcttaaaaaactttatttatttttatttcaaaactgGATACCTACCCAAAATTGTGATTTTCTAAGTTggtaataatgaaaataagataaataataagattaattttaaatatattaaaataaaataaaaatgtgtgcgtgtacacacgtaagaagtgcaACTTCTTTATAAcctttaattttcaaaaaaatatttaatatatgcaactttacagaaatacgaaTCACGCGttgtagggataagaaaaagatggcgcgtaacggaaaaatgtcacgcgtaacgaaaaaatattacacaaacattttttccagccccgataaagaaataattcaataaatatcaaGTACgatatagattatattctaTTGATACTGTTATTTGCGAGttgtttatacaataataatataataaattagataatTAGACGTTTGATGAACGACTCGGGCTCGGGCGGGCTCAAATCTGTATTGAGCCGTTTGtattacaaaatttcaattaaaaatatgtttacatcctcttcatatttttcttaattttttatggccagctaaatcttaaaaaaggcgcattgtaaataattgacccatctaaataaattcgaaggcatattaaaaaatacttataggTAAATATACTATTTCCAAATAGAAAAccatgtaataatttataattatcgaaataaaaaaatgtgaaacACCGGAGTTTTAATAGGTAACAAAACCAatcattttgtaaataataattcaataattaggTAGATTCTTAAATACGCTCATGACTTgaaattcttataaaaaacTTACCCCTCATATTCGCAAACACTTAGCAAACACAAGACGTATAGACACTTCGACACGCTTATGACAAACTCCCAACTTCCAACAAGAATATATAATACTGCTATGATGAAGTAAACAATAATCCAAGTCAGTATTTATCAATgatctttattaataatatacagggtgttctGTTGTCGGTGTAGTATGCTAAATTAAATGTGTaagtagttttgcatacgctgaatacatcaaaatactttattaacAAACTACTTAACCACAAAAAACGTTTATTAGATTTTTCTTAAACTCTATGTGTAATCTATGTGTTTTCTTAAACTATATCTGTGTTTATGAAAACGCAAGCGTTGGAATGTGGGTGTTGAGCACGCTTGAGCCGTATCCTATTACCCTTTCCAGTCCTTTGTTGCTCTCGTAGCTATTCAGTCCTTTCTCTAGCTCATTTTTTTACAGTAATCCATTTGTAGAGGCGTTAGGTCTGCAAACGAAGATAAACCAGTTGCCAGTGAGAGATGTGCAttgagatttttaaaaatttatcgaAAAAAATGCATCAAGGATCAGCGTATGAAAGGGTATAACTTCTATTGCACATACTGTATAGTACCCAAGCGGCGCAGGCGGAACCCCCTGTATAGTTTATTATGAGTGGCAGTAAAAAACTCatgcaatatttataaataacaatgtttACCTTTATTGTCGGTAGTTAAAATCGTAAGAGAGTTGATGAAATCAATTCTCTAGTTGGGcaattcataaatatatagaaTTATTTAAGTCTGTCTGTCAGTTTGCCTTTAGTTTGGATACACAGCTAGatcgattttaatgaaattgacACATTATATAACGAAAAGTTcactttacatatttaaatatttaaatttcgggaacattttcacacatggcacgatctgatcccatactaagcttttcgcttgtgttatggaaaccagatgactgataaacatacataatatacttataaataaatacttatatagataactagctttccgcctgcggctccgcccgcggtttcaaagaaaaactcgcatattcccgttcccatgggatttccgggataaaacctatcctatattactcgtggataatgtagcttttgaatggtgaaagaatttttaaaatcggtccagtagtttatgagttttcctctttataatattagtgtagattaacacccagacacagagcaaacatctatgttcatcacacaaatatttaccCCGGGTGGGAAACGAACGCAGTTTTTCGGTTTTTCgttaattaataagaaaatgCTTCAAATGTCACCAACTAAGTGGTTtaatctttgttttattttgaacttAAGATGATATTGGATTTGGTTTTTTTAACGTCAACAAGCAAATGAGCGGTAAAGCCATCTGATGTAAGTGGTCACAGTGATCAGTGGTTTTTGTTGAAGTCCCCAATGCCGTAGTTTTTCAGGAGCAGCGCAggttaggtatatttttaaagtttcacCGTTATTAGAAATAGGAGGATGGTACAGCTACAATTTACctccaaaaatattaattttacattggATCGTCCGATTCTTACGTACTTCATACCTTTCTATAGGTATGAAATAATTCTTCAGAGAAAAAAGATTTCCCATTATAGATTCTTATAAGGTTCTTAATTAGTgacttattaaattataatttaaattaatctctaatttaattatttttttatctgtgaaattaattgaaataattgaattttatttaatgccaattatttttatatttagaggACTTTATCGTCTGAGACTGAAAATTTTGAATTCGAAGTTACAGTCACAATAACGAAAAATCTAATTCTGTTCTCTCATCTCTCATTTTACACGGATATCAAGATTGGATTAGAAATAAGGATAAACTATTTAGCTagattcaaatataatttaacaacGGCCTTGTCGATCTGGTCActtttactaaattttaataaatcttataatatttataaatctcgtgtcacaatgtttgtcttcaatggactcctaaaccacttaaccgattataataaaattcgcacaccatgtgttgttcgatccaacttgagagataggatagtttaaatttcaaatcgttttagagaaagcgggcgaagccgcgggcggtaagctagtatattattgtataatgtaaaacattttaataaattgctttacattatacaatagaAGCTAGTAGTTCTTTACAAAACATAAAAGTGCACTAACATAATTTGTTGAAAAATCAAGAAGATAAGGTACATAGACTACGCATATTCTGACTACACGCGAGAAAAGCCGCGGGAGGTAGCTAACCTAAAATATAACAGACGATACAAATAACTCAAagaatgtttattatataataactacAAGATAAAATATCGGAGgaataaatacataacattCATGTCGCCATTCTTAttgataacaatttattactattatgtAGTGTTATCTACAATT
This window of the Colias croceus chromosome 5, ilColCroc2.1 genome carries:
- the LOC123692045 gene encoding trimethyllysine dioxygenase, mitochondrial-like, which produces MREIESVQRKGTTLNVKFDDGETITFEDCWLRDNCRCSKCFNAATKQRAFHILDLPDVSFQEIEFNKSGLTVIWNDDHVSTYTPDFLLQFHNKIWSNSRRMAPKLWRGKVPEVARIPAHTFINSTDGAKLIFQSLLDYGLAFVEQVEPTLEATEVVCKALGGIQNTLFGGMWTISPEPGVNDTAYMNIALQQHTDLSSFTEPAGLQVFHCLRHDGIGGESVVSDGFYAANRLKEEHPEDFAFLTQYNVEAEYMFDGHSYRYAAPAIELDRFGDLKAIRFNSFDRAPIAFDKPEECRAYYRSMKNFAKYIEDPACQWQFKLKPGTILAFDNFRVLHGRTGFTGMRVIGGTYVARTDWLDKARSLELIK